A stretch of Palaemon carinicauda isolate YSFRI2023 chromosome 34, ASM3689809v2, whole genome shotgun sequence DNA encodes these proteins:
- the LOC137627050 gene encoding ionotropic receptor 21a-like, whose product MNMKASTAIATVILVAVVRCSRLPSAIQDRIKSQRGTALEEEAGKLLREVLSGPLQKHNISLMVEEEMGDVLSLNSLLKDVPAPTTLLRVPQEEEAFGDDFQLLHGVLVGIAVTDSWWPLWKPSSNWFPLAIVLLSLTESCSVMGILGEAPLLQKSSSVVVFCPFSIKGSQQILFKVFTWKPYASGNQIETLGFWKQSSFPTWNSLFVDRFQDFSRKTFTISYSPTDEPVLYENPDGSLDGTNHRIMKALSQWLNFDISYEEHENNSWVGMRDMVRTGHSDVMINYVTLTLERTQEFDVSIPYQSEGFGMILKVPPPLPLWRNVYYPYSWEVWASVVFTLAACTVFFHVLNFKEERSIIANGMTIAQSLLSHPIPKHPSDWRQRWFLCLWDLMAWLLNLCYTCNLIAFLTVPLYPTVIQTAQELADSGFRLCMLDYGEFVDEALYESTHPVLSALGDKLDMVPMRSDLEHWGQEGCIERVLANTHAQLETYYFVNILYHGMGHGPKVYPLKEQIYVGNLAFLFRKNTPWKGKFNNGMRRLIESGLVAKFYKDILSKYENRKEKEGLSNLSLLTIAHLQGPFMLLVVGLAASTLVLLGEVVLRRAPE is encoded by the exons ATGAATATGAAAGCATCAACGGCAATAGCGACTGTTATTCTGGTGGCAGTTGTCAGGTGTTCCAGACTACCATCTGCCATCCAGGATAGAATAAAAAGCCAACGAGGCACCGCTCTCGAGGAGGAAGCTGGAAAACTCCTGAGGGAGGTTCTTTCAGGCCCTCTGCAGAAGCACAACATCTCCCTGATGGTGGAGGAAGAGATGGGAGATGTCCTCAGTCTGAATTCTCTCCTGAAGGATGTTCCTGCCCCGACGACGCTCCTGCGAGTGCCCCAGGAGGAGGAGGCCTTTGGCGACGACTTCCAGTTGCTCCACG GTGTTTTGGTTGGCATAGCAGTGACTGACTCCTGGTGGCCGTTGTGGAAACCATCAAGTAATTGGTTCCCTCTGGCCATTGTCTTACTCTCGCTCACGGAGTCCTGTAGCGTGATGGGCATCTTAGGGGAAGCCCCTTTACTGCAGAAATCCTCATCTGTTGTGGTCTTCTGTCCTTTTTCCATCAAGGGATCTCAGCAGATATTGTTCAAAGTGTTCACCTGGAAGCCCTATGCATCAGGAAACCAGATAGAAACACTTGGTTTCTGGAAGCAATCATCTTTCCCTACATGGAACAGTCTCTTTGTCGATCGATTCCAGGACTTTTCCAGGAAGACGTTCACCATATCCTACAGTCCAACGGATGAGCCGGTGCTTTACGAGAATCCTGATGGGTCCTTAGATGGGACAAACCATAGGATTATGAAGGCGCTTTCCCAGTGGCTTAACTTTGACATTAGTTATGAAGAGCACG AGAACAACTCTTGGGTTGGAATGAGGGATATGGTGCGAACTGGCCACTCTGATGTTATGATCAACTACGTCACGCTGACTCTGGAGAGGACGCAGGAATTCGACGTTTCCATACCTTACCAAAGCGAAGG CTTCGGCATGATCTTGAAGGTCCCCCCTCCCCTGCCCCTCTGGAGGAATGTCTATTACCCTTATTCCTGGGAGGTCTGGGCTTCTGTAGTCTTTACCCTAGCTGCTTGCACAGTCTTCTTCCATGTGCTCAATTTCAAGGAGGAGCGATCTATAATAGCTAATGGAATGACGATTGCTCAG AGTCTGCTGTCTCACCCGATACCCAAACATCCGAGCGACTGGCGACAGAGATGGTTCCTCTGCCTCTGGGATCTGATGGCTTGGCTCCTCAACCTCTGCTACACCTGCAACCTCATCGCCTTCTTGACCGTGCCGCTCTACCCGACGGTGATCCAGACGGCGCAGGAACTAGCCGACAGCGGTTTCAG ATTGTGCATGCTCGACTATGGAGAATTTGTGGACGAAGCTCTTTACGAATCCACGCACCCTGTGCTCTCAGCTCTCGGAGACAAATTGGACATGGTCCCGATGCGGTCTGACTTAGAGCACTGGGGACAAGAAGGTTGCATCGAGAGGGTGCTGGCCAACACACACGCACAACTGGAGACTTACTACTTCGTCAACATCCTCTACCACGGCATGGGACACGGACCCAAGGTATACCCGCTGAAGGAACAGATATACGTGGGCAACTTAGCCTTCCTCTTCAGGAAGAACACGCCCTGGAAGGGGAAATTCAACAACGGCATGAGGAGGCTGATCGAGTCTGGGCTCGTGGCAAAATTCTATAAGGACATCCTCAGCAAATACGAAAATAGAAAGGAGAAA GAAGGCCTATCAAACCTCAGTCTCCTCACAATAGCTCACCTCCAGGGTCCTTTCATGCTGCTGGTGGTGGGCCTGGCAGCCTCTACCCTCGTCCTCTTGGGGGAAGTAGTCCTCAGACGGGCCCCCGAATAG